One Diospyros lotus cultivar Yz01 chromosome 1, ASM1463336v1, whole genome shotgun sequence genomic window carries:
- the LOC127800554 gene encoding protein bfr2-like has product MSTPTLQKFAIKILSLTCSSSGCERNWSVFENLHTKRRNRLDQLRLNDLVFVKYNRALRRRYQMRDTIDPIILTDIDESNEWLTGKLDEENDKDDETVFPDDIGDGLTWSNVAAAAGVGEPSYQFRTKQTRSQLGSTSVSTSKRRVTQEIEEEESEAGTEDDEDLEEGEELRDEEEDEGVIEGDDEDIDLDVDDLLDDD; this is encoded by the exons atgtcaacacccacgttgcaaaaatttgcaattaaaattcttagcttgacttgtagttcatctgggtgtgaacgtaattggagtgtgtttgaaaat cttcatactaaacggagaaacaggcttgatcaacttcgtttaaacgacttggtgtttgtgaaatacaatagagcattgaggcgtcgatatcaaatgcgtgataccattgaccctatcatattgaccgacattgatgaaagcaatgaatggttgactggaaaacttgatgaggagaatgataaagatgatgaaactgtttttcCAGATGACATTGGGGATGGGTTGACATGGAGTAATGTTGCTGCGGCTGCAGGAGTTGGAGAGCCTAGTTATCAATTTAGAactaaacaaactcgatcacaattgGGATCAACTTCGGTTTCGACTTCAAAGCGGCGAGTAactcaagagattgaagaggaggaaagtgaggcagggaccgaagatgatgaagacttggaagagggcgaagaattgagagatgaagaagaagatgaaggggtgattgaaggggatgatgaagatattgaccttgatgttgatgatctccttgatgatgattga